The following proteins are co-located in the Nitrospira sp. genome:
- the cysS gene encoding cysteine--tRNA ligase, which translates to MIKLYNTLTGKKEEFIPLAPKTVRMYVCGVTVYDYCHIGHARSALVFDVIRRYLEYSGYRVEFAKNFTDVDDKIIKRANEQGISCDEVTAKFIQAYYDDMGKLDVRPASIEPKATEHMADIVRLTETLIAKGLAYQVDGDVYFEVAKYGEYGRLSKRKLDDLQAGARVDVDERKRHPMDFALWKSAKPGEPAWPSPWGQGRPGWHIECSAMSIRHLGETFDIHGGGMDLIFPHHENEIAQSCGATGKEFARYWIHNGFVQINQEKMSKSLGNFFTIREIFEKSEWPEDITGEMLRYFLLSTHYHGPLDFSDLAIREAKQALNGFYDLFARLAEPALGTKGDPGLSVALERTQTAFRAAMDDDFNTPVAIAALQGLRSDLNKLLADGLSSEARRGAREAFRSLGQVLGLFQLDRWIFNVEGGGSASRASEAEIERQIAERTEAKRRKDFTRADAIRAELAAQGIIIEDRPDGTSRWKR; encoded by the coding sequence ATGATCAAACTGTACAATACCCTCACGGGGAAAAAGGAAGAGTTCATCCCGCTCGCGCCCAAGACGGTCCGCATGTATGTCTGCGGCGTGACGGTCTATGACTATTGCCATATCGGCCATGCGCGGAGCGCGCTCGTGTTCGATGTCATTCGCCGGTATTTGGAGTATTCCGGCTATCGTGTCGAGTTCGCCAAGAACTTTACCGACGTGGACGACAAGATCATCAAGCGCGCGAACGAGCAGGGGATCAGCTGTGATGAGGTCACGGCGAAATTCATTCAAGCCTATTACGATGACATGGGCAAGCTGGATGTGCGGCCGGCCTCCATTGAGCCGAAAGCGACCGAGCATATGGCCGACATCGTGAGGCTGACCGAAACTTTGATTGCGAAGGGCTTGGCCTATCAAGTGGACGGGGATGTCTATTTTGAGGTTGCCAAGTACGGGGAGTATGGCCGCTTGTCCAAGCGGAAGTTGGACGATCTCCAAGCCGGGGCGCGTGTGGATGTGGATGAGCGGAAGCGCCATCCCATGGACTTTGCCCTCTGGAAAAGCGCCAAGCCCGGCGAACCGGCCTGGCCAAGCCCCTGGGGGCAGGGCCGGCCAGGCTGGCACATTGAATGTTCCGCCATGTCGATCCGCCATCTCGGGGAAACGTTTGATATTCACGGCGGCGGGATGGATCTGATCTTCCCGCACCATGAGAATGAAATCGCCCAATCCTGCGGCGCGACCGGCAAAGAGTTTGCGCGCTACTGGATTCACAACGGCTTCGTGCAGATCAACCAGGAGAAGATGTCCAAGTCGCTGGGGAACTTCTTCACGATCCGGGAGATCTTTGAAAAGTCGGAATGGCCCGAAGACATTACCGGCGAGATGTTGCGCTATTTTCTCCTCTCGACCCATTATCACGGGCCATTGGATTTTTCAGACCTGGCCATTCGTGAGGCGAAGCAGGCGTTGAACGGGTTCTACGATCTCTTTGCCAGACTTGCAGAGCCTGCTCTCGGAACGAAGGGAGATCCGGGCCTGTCGGTGGCCCTCGAGCGCACTCAGACAGCGTTTCGGGCGGCGATGGATGACGACTTCAATACGCCGGTGGCCATTGCTGCATTGCAAGGGTTGCGGAGCGATTTGAATAAGCTGCTCGCCGACGGTTTGTCGTCAGAGGCGCGACGCGGGGCTAGGGAGGCCTTCCGGTCGCTGGGTCAGGTGTTGGGGTTGTTCCAGTTGGATCGTTGGATCTTCAACGTCGAAGGCGGGGGATCCGCGTCCCGCGCCAGTGAGGCCGAAATT
- a CDS encoding MerR family transcriptional regulator, producing the protein MGTEPRLGSKVFYKIGEVSQLTKLPAYVLRFWESEFSFLKPKKSRGNQRLYIQRDIETVLEIKRMLYEEGHTLEGVKRYWVRRGRAASKPLSPKEMAKKLRGDLQAIVKILESNSR; encoded by the coding sequence ATGGGGACTGAACCCAGGCTGGGAAGCAAGGTCTTCTACAAGATCGGGGAAGTCAGTCAGCTGACCAAACTTCCCGCGTATGTCCTGCGATTCTGGGAGTCCGAATTCAGTTTTCTTAAACCCAAGAAAAGCCGTGGCAACCAGCGTCTCTATATTCAGCGCGACATTGAGACCGTGCTTGAAATCAAGCGGATGCTGTACGAAGAAGGGCATACGCTGGAAGGGGTCAAACGCTATTGGGTGAGACGCGGGCGGGCGGCCTCCAAACCGCTCAGCCCCAAGGAAATGGCCAAAAAACTTCGGGGGGATCTTCAGGCCATCGTGAAAATCCTCGAATCGAACAGTCGGTAG
- a CDS encoding integration host factor subunit alpha — translation MRKADIANEIFKQVGISKNEAADIVELVLNLLKGVLQKGDAVKIAGFGNFVVRSKGSRKGRNPRTGEEIGITPRRVVTFRPSQVFKKYVNS, via the coding sequence ATGAGAAAGGCTGATATCGCGAACGAGATTTTCAAGCAGGTCGGTATTTCAAAAAATGAAGCAGCGGATATCGTCGAACTCGTGCTGAATCTTCTCAAGGGTGTGCTGCAAAAGGGAGACGCGGTCAAGATCGCAGGATTCGGCAACTTCGTCGTTCGGAGCAAGGGGTCGCGCAAAGGGCGGAACCCTCGCACTGGAGAAGAAATTGGGATTACCCCGCGGCGTGTGGTTACGTTCCGGCCTAGCCAAGTCTTTAAGAAGTACGTCAATTCGTAA
- a CDS encoding DedA family protein, with protein MIAGLIEAIISELSRFVIACISRFGYAGIFLTMGIESACIPLPSEIIMPFSGYLVMTGQFTMLGVTLAGALGNVAGSIVAYYAGVWGGRPFVERYGPYVLISHRDLDVADRWFQKYGEAAVFFSRMLPVVRTFISLPAGVARMNFPRFVLFTFIGALPWCYLLAYIGLKMGERWEDLRDYFHRFDLVIGVILVGILGFFLWSHWPKRGANSESGPSA; from the coding sequence GTGATCGCCGGTCTCATTGAAGCTATCATCAGCGAGCTGAGCCGGTTTGTCATTGCCTGCATTTCCCGATTCGGCTATGCGGGTATTTTTCTGACAATGGGGATCGAGAGCGCCTGCATTCCGCTGCCCAGCGAGATCATCATGCCGTTTTCCGGGTATCTGGTCATGACGGGGCAGTTTACGATGTTGGGGGTGACGCTGGCCGGGGCGCTGGGTAATGTGGCGGGATCCATTGTGGCCTATTATGCGGGGGTGTGGGGCGGGCGGCCCTTTGTTGAGCGGTATGGGCCCTATGTGTTGATTTCGCATCGAGATTTGGATGTGGCCGACCGGTGGTTCCAGAAGTACGGCGAGGCGGCGGTCTTTTTTAGCCGAATGCTGCCGGTGGTGCGCACCTTCATTTCGTTGCCGGCCGGCGTGGCGCGGATGAATTTCCCGCGATTCGTCCTCTTCACGTTTATTGGGGCGTTGCCCTGGTGCTATCTGTTGGCGTATATCGGATTAAAAATGGGCGAGCGGTGGGAAGATCTGCGTGACTATTTCCATCGGTTCGATCTGGTGATCGGAGTGATCTTGGTCGGGATACTGGGCTTCTTTCTCTGGTCGCATTGGCCGAAACGCGGAGCCAATTCTGAATCGGGGCCATCGGCATGA
- the surE gene encoding 5'/3'-nucleotidase SurE yields MMRILVTNDDGIHSPGLMALAEALAALGEVWVVAPDRERTAVAHAVTLHKPLRLHRLAPRMFSVNGTPVDCVNLAVLKVMPKPPDVVVSGINKGVNLGDDVLYSGTVSGAMEGTILGIPSIAVSQEGQQAFRFSVGAEYAARVVRLVLEQGLPEETLLNVNVPNRPLRLIKGVRVTCLSRRRFDNPIIEKLDPHGRKYYWIAGTRVSWSRSKDADHEAIQEGRVSVTPIRLDSTDHDTLDRFRDWVPMMQAKMAGPSKRVHAAARRKG; encoded by the coding sequence ATGATGCGCATTCTGGTTACCAATGACGATGGCATCCACTCACCGGGTTTGATGGCGCTGGCCGAAGCCCTGGCGGCGCTGGGCGAGGTGTGGGTCGTCGCACCGGACCGGGAGCGGACGGCCGTGGCCCATGCGGTCACGTTGCACAAGCCGCTGCGCCTGCACCGGCTGGCGCCGCGCATGTTTTCCGTGAACGGGACACCGGTCGATTGTGTGAATCTCGCGGTGCTCAAGGTGATGCCGAAGCCGCCGGACGTCGTGGTGTCGGGGATCAATAAAGGCGTGAATCTCGGGGACGATGTGCTGTACTCCGGCACGGTCTCAGGTGCGATGGAGGGGACGATTCTCGGGATTCCCTCGATTGCGGTGTCGCAGGAAGGCCAGCAGGCGTTCCGGTTTTCCGTCGGGGCGGAATATGCCGCGCGGGTGGTGCGTCTGGTGCTGGAGCAGGGCCTGCCGGAGGAAACGCTGCTGAATGTGAATGTGCCGAATCGTCCGTTGCGTTTGATCAAAGGGGTGCGCGTGACCTGCCTGAGCCGCCGGCGTTTCGACAACCCGATCATCGAAAAGCTCGATCCGCACGGGCGCAAGTATTACTGGATTGCGGGGACGCGCGTGTCGTGGAGCCGGAGCAAGGATGCCGACCATGAGGCGATCCAGGAAGGGCGCGTGTCTGTGACGCCGATTCGCTTGGACAGTACAGACCATGACACACTGGATCGCTTCCGGGACTGGGTGCCGATGATGCAGGCGAAAATGGCGGGTCCGAGCAAACGGGTACACGCCGCAGCCAGGCGAAAGGGATAA